A single Tachypleus tridentatus isolate NWPU-2018 chromosome 9, ASM421037v1, whole genome shotgun sequence DNA region contains:
- the LOC143225108 gene encoding uncharacterized protein LOC143225108: protein MKYHLLILTVGVIVLTRKTESQISEEYSNPLPYPTYNEVPKTNFDCKHRWGFYADPETGCQAFHLCKWSSKIAASFLCTNGTLFQQNHSQRCDYWFKVQCPTFDF, encoded by the exons ATGAAATACCATTTACTAATTCTTACAGTAG GTGTAATCGTCTTAACTCGTAAAACGGAG AGTCAGATCTCTGAAGAGTACTCGAACCCACTTCCATATCCCACTTACAATGAGGTTCCAAAAACCAATTTTGATTGCAAACATCGCTGGGGATTCTATGCTGATCCTGAAACCGGCTGTCAAGCTTTTCATTTATGCAAATGGAGCAGTAAAATAGCTGCATCCTTTCTCTGTACTAATGGCACCCTTTTCCAACAAAACCATTCTCAACGTTGTGACTATTGGTTCAAAGTCCAGTGCCCCACTTTTGATTTCTAA